In Gossypium arboreum isolate Shixiya-1 chromosome 3, ASM2569848v2, whole genome shotgun sequence, the sequence GGAAAAGGAAAAACATTTGAGATAGGTTTTCATGAAATTTCTATCAAAACCAAAAAATTACTTGTTATTCTCTCCTAAACAACTTATCAAACTTACCATATTATGAAACTTAAGCGAACTACAATAAGTTAAGAAAGAACAATTAGATTTTCTAAAAGAAGCAACAGTTACTTACATAAACAGCTATTTGCAAGCACTGTGTGACTTCTCCAACTatatcatcatcaacaaattATGACAAAACACATATCATTTGCCAAGAACGTATTTTTCGCTCATGGATTCGCCCATGGATCTGTTGAAATATGATAGGACAGATAATAAGCATTCCGACCAATCTGAAACATAGAATTAGAAACTTGAAGAGAATGAAGAGAAAAGTATCAGCTACCGCACTATACTTCTTATACAACTTTTTTGCAAGCTCCTTATCATTTAGCTACATAAAAAATGAATGCCATGAGAATTACAATCCAAACATTTTCTGAGGAGAATTTTCTCCTATAAAAAAATACAGAAAAGTAGAATGTACTTTCTTTTTAAGCAAGTTTGGATCGAAAATCCTTTTGCAGTGGACAGAGCAATGTTGACGAAGAAGACGGAGATCAATTGAAAATGCACTGTTAATGGTGATGCAGCAGACAAATCACTGGACAAAAGAAAAAATTAAGTTAGGGAATTGGGGAAAAAATTAAGTTTGGGATTTGGGGGAATAAGGGTTGGGGAGTCAGCCATCAAAGCAGTGtcgtttcaataaaaattaaaatatattcgcGGCGTTTATGGGCAAAACGCCGCTATTGTTTTACCTTTAGCAGCGTTTTTCTCATAAACGCTGCCATCATTTTTAACTTTTCGCGGTGTTTATGTAAAAACATCACTATTGCTTTACTCTTTGTAGCGTTTATGAAAAAAGACCGGTAACGCTGCTCTCATTTGGTGTATCTTTGCAGCATGTAGTATAAAATGCCGCTAAATATGTACTATTTGCAACGCTATTTCCACAAACGCCACTGTATAGTGACTTATTGTGGTGTTTTTTGGTTAGTGCCACTAATGGTATATATTTGTGGTGTTTTTCAATACAATCACCGTTAAAAGTTTAACATTTGCTGCGCTTTCGATCCAAACACCactaaaaacaccgctaaaaacttaatttgttgtagtattttgtgcttattttatttaattataattatttagataTATGTTATTTGCAATTGTATTTATAGTGTACGCTCCTTTAAAAGTTAAATTGAatttcttaatttattatttattaaatttaaataaaatatttgtcACACTAATTAAAAGTAAACTCATAACAAAAAAGTTATAAAGTATAatagaaaataaagaataaatatttaaataaatataacatATGATAATTTTTAACTgctcataattttttttaaaaacatttacTAATATATCAAGAACTAACtcatgaatttatttgaaattcatTAGCAAGGCAATACAAAATACTCTTTTGGATAAAATACGAAATATATAATGTAACAATTTTATTCGGATACCATATGATAATCTTCATTAATATTTAGACTCATGTGGCATGAATgagtttaaaataattttaaaagaaaacatagaaaatttaaaACTAGAACAAAATTGACACAATAACAAAGTATACACTTTTCACCGTCCaaaaaaaaatatagaaaagAAAATTATTGAAAAGGGTAcacaaaatatacataaaaaagggtgaaaataattttaaaaaataaaaagatattgAGAGAACATGTAAGAGAAGGGAAGGAATGACGAAAGGGAGGCTTGTCTTGATGCTATGTAAGAAGATACGAAATAAGAGAAGGAGAGATGGGCGCTCAAAAGGTAAGGCTTACAGCTCGATCGGTGGCCCCCCAACGTATCGCCCCGCATCACGAATCACGACATAAATTTTAGCTGCTTCAACAGTGACACAAATAACCCACCTTTTCGATCGATCCCCTCAATttactttcatttctttttctactTGAAAAGATTATTTTGGAGGTTAAAAAAAGGAAACTTGATACTACTACTACGAACTAGACCACAAAGTATCGAGAAAGAGAGATCCTACTTTTACTATTCATATGGGATGACCTTATGTATGTATTTGTTTATGCATATGGGATAGCTTTTGATTCTTTCTCTTTCTCCTTATATACTTTCTTCTTGGTATTTTGTTGGGTTTTTACTctaagtttttcttttcttttcttttttttttcgccTTGTTGTTTCTTATTGGATTGAAAAGATTTTCAAAGAAGTTAAGGGAGGTAAAACTCTATAGGGAGCAAGAAGCCCTATATTTTAGTTTTGCTTTGGTTAAACCATAGGAGAAAAAGCTGAAATCTTTTATGTTTATGGTAATTTTGTGTGATTTCTGAATTCTGGTTTTGCTGGTATTGAAGGACCCAGAAGAAGAACTGAAAGAAATAGCAGCTTGGCTAACCACAAGAAACTAGAAACGATAGCAAGCAAGCTAATAAAATTAATAAGCTTTGAAGATGGCCGCCGCCTCATCGTCCAAACCTTTTTTTGGAACCAGGGAAGAAAATCAAAACCAGATGATGCAAGAACAATCATCCATCGCTACACCCACTTCGTCAACTGCTCCAACCACTGCACCTCAGAAGAGAAAGAGAAATCACCCTGGAACATCATGCAAGTTTCTCTTTACATACATCTGATTATGGTCTGTTTGCTGAGCAGAAAAAAAATGTTatggtttgtttgtttgttttcttttttccctAATGCATTTTAGCTCATGTATCCAATGAGTCAAGTCAATAGAGAAAGAGCGTTTATGTTATTGTCCTTGTTcactcctttctttcttttttattcaaaaatatgAATATTACCTCTCAATGAACCCTAATCTAAAAAATTGTCAGTTTTCATCATGATTCAATCTTGACAGTTCTCAGATGATTATTCTTTCACTACCTCGATTAAGCCttgaatatatatattgtttttcaTCCCCTATTTTTCTAATGATTTGTTGTTTGTCATTTCTCAATAGATCCAGATGCGGAAGTGATAGCACTATCTCCCAAGACTCTAATGGCAACAAACAGGTTCATTTGTGAGGTATGCAACAAAGGGTTCCAAAGGGAGCAAAATTTACAACTCCACAGAAGAGGACACAATCTGCCTTGGAAGCTAAGACAAAAGACAACAAAAGAAGTGAAGAGGAAAGTTTATCTTTGCCCAGAACCCACATGCGTTCACCATGACCCTTCTAAGGCACTTGGCGACCTCACTGGCATCAAAAAGCATTACTCAAGAAAACATGGTGAGAAGAAATGGAAGTGTGAGAAGTGTTCCAAGAGGTATGCCGTGCAATCGGATTGGAAAGCTCATTCAAAGACTTGCGGCACTAGAGAGTACAGATGTGATTGTGGCACTCTTTTCTCAAGGTAATTAATCATTAACGTTATCAGGAAGGAAGCTCATGTGAGTTTTCTGTACGTATGTTTACCGCCTTGGTTTTGATCTTCCCCTTTGCCCTTTGCTGCTAAGTCCTTGGTTTTTGCCCACCGTAAAAAAAATACTTACAAAGATATTAGGTTTTTGGCCTGTGGGTCTCTTCTCTTCTCTCCCTTACTGAGCAGCTCGTGGATCGATTGAATGTGTGTGCTTTATTTTACCAGTCATTTTGAAAGTCAACATCGATTAAGCTAGCTAGCATTAGGGTACTGAAAACGTTTTTGTCATTTACATTAAAAGCTTTTCACGGTTATGGAAAAATATTCTTTTAATTGCATGAATGATTGACTACTGTTCAGGGTTTTCTTCCACTTATGGCAGACATCAGTCCCAGGAATTAATAGGTTTCTATTAGATATCTGGATTTTTATCAACCAGGAAATGATTCCCCCACTTCATTTATTAAACACCCATTCCTCAATATGGAAATTCAACtttgaattcattcatcattttcaGGTTAAACCAAGAATTTTTGTCCCTTCTTATTTTTCTTAGGAAACTTAAATTTTCTCTTCATGAATTCACCTCGCATTTTGTTTTACTTGTTCAGCTTTATTTTCCACCTTAAACAGCACCATTACTTCAATAAAATGGAAGTCTATATATTGtcgtattatttatttttcttgtgaTTTCTTGTTTCTAGGTACCCGCCATatccttctctctctctctctctctctctctctctctctctctgttttcaattaaaatattggAAGTTAGTGCAAATGGTCACACATGATCTTCAATGTAAAGGTCCCCCATCCCCAAGCATTTGTTAGCTACAATGAGGCTAGTTTCGTTTCTCAAATGGCTAGACATTAATCCCCTTTTAACTTTGGGCCTTATTGATCAAAGCTAACTAAAAATTATCTTCTATCTTTACTATTACTGCAGACGTGATAGTTTTATTACTCACCGGGCCTTTTGCGATGCACTGGCTCAAGAGAGTGCTAGACACCCTACCAACTTAAGCACAATGGGCAGTCATCACCTATTTGGAGATAATCATCACATGAGTTTAGGGTTATCCCATGTCCGTTCTCAAATTCCGCCACTGCAAGACCAGAATCAAGTTCAACCGTCGAGTAATCTGTTGAGGTTGGGAAGTACATCTGGAGCGGTAAAGTTCGATCACCTTATATCTCCATCAAACCATTCTTCATTACAGAACATGCCATCGTCTATGTTCTTCATGGCTGAGGCTGCAAACCAAGGCTTTCATCAAGACCATCAATCTCACCATGGGCACGGATCATATCCCAACAAACCATTGCATGGGCTTATGCAACTTCCTGACCTTCAAGGAAGTACTAACAATTCCCCCACTTCAgccaattttttcaatttaggctTCTTTTCCAATACCAGTGCTACAAGCAGCATAAGTACCAGTGAAATAGGTGGCGGTCAAGGGCCCGCATTGTTCCCTTCTAACATGGGAGATCAGGTTGGTTCAGGAATGTCCTCTCTTTATACCACTTCAATGCAACATGAGAACATCTCTCCACATATGTCGGCCACTGCATTGCTTCAAAAAGCTGCTCAAATAGGTTCAACTACAAGCAACAACACTACTTCCACTTTGCTAAGGGGATTAGGAAGCTCATTATCAGGTGCGACTAAATCCGACAGACCTGTTTTCTCCCCTAACTTCGGCAGTAATTTCGAGGGTGGCAATGGAAGTGAAACCCTACGATCACATATGGAGGATGATAGCAATCTGCAAGGATTAATGAACTCACTTGCAGCAAATGGTAACTCTTCCATTTTCGACGGCGGCCCAAGCCATGGGCAAGATAACAACTTCGGAGGGTTCAATGGAAGTGGGTTGACACTAGAATCGCAAAGCAGTAATGCTAACTTTTGCAACGTTAACGAGGCAAAGTTGCATCAAAATCTCGCCGCAGGCATAGGCGGGACTGATAAATTGACCTTGGATTTTCTAGGCGTTGGAGGAATGGTTGGAAACATTAGTGGTGGTTTTTCGCAGAGAGAACAACAAGGGATTAACATTAGCTCCTTGGAACCTGACATGAAATCATCAGCTCAACCAAATACTGAACACTTTGGTCGTGCATAACTTGTCAAAGCGCCTAGGCAAGCGTAGCTCTGTAGGGTTTAATATGTagggaattaaaaaggaaaacaactCTTTTCttgcttttttatttctttttattttatggcATGAACTAGGGTTTCATTCATAAACTGTTTTAATGCATACTCTAGCTAAGATTAATAAAGTTATTTCTTTTGCATGATCTCGTCGTTGATTTCCGCCATCAACAGAGATTTCAAGAATCTCCCTCTCTTTCCCTACCATTACATGGAAATTTCCTCGTCTTTTCAGTTTTGCCCAAAAGCTTCAGATTTACTTTTACTGTTTGTAATTTTTAATAGTTAGGAAGTTCAAATTTTAACTTTTACTACAAaaaaataaggttaaaattgGAGAAGAACTTACACGTGAATATATAAAGGGAGTTGAACTTGAACGACCAAAATTCTAAAGCCTCTGCTTACCAACACAACAAAGGTCTCATCATATTACCACGTTTGAACTTTGAAGCGAtagatttatttatatttttccgTTCGAATTCATGCTTAGATATTGGCCATTTTattatctatttatttttttagCCAGATAGTAATATATATGAATCTATGCTTATATTAATCTAGTTAGTTGAAGCAATCACTTAATAATCTTTTTCTAAAGCTATGATCATCTTCAGATAAAAGATCGATGTCACATATAAAGTAGATTAATTGAACAGAAAAAATTGTATTACAAATAGTATATTTGGATATCaaattttataattgaattaaGCTCACCAAATTCAATATTTAGTTTcactaattattttatttttgtttaatcaGATTTTTTTAATGATATAAGTGTTATTACCAAATCACAATAATTTATTGGAGAGTTGATGACTTGAAGAATATTGACATGTTGACTACATTCCAACACATTCGACAAGTGAatgattattttatcatttattttattcctttaATTTCTATAGAATTTCGATCTAGAGATCATTCGTTTGGCTACCTAATACCTAACCACAGGACTAATATTCAGGACTAATTAATAAAACACCAAAAACAAATTTTTAATTAATCGATGGGTGATTTTTGTTTTGGAGTGAACTGCTTTATCATCTTTGAGTTTCCACTGTTTCCTGTGGTCATTTTccatttctatttaatttttatgctgagagaaaaaaaaaaaaacactttctcaattattttcttttgaattaCTTTGTTTTTTTTCTGAAGGCTAACTTGTAATGTATGTAAGCAAAAATAGGTGATTATCTTATATGTACACAATCACCTAAATATATGCATATAACTGTTTTATAATGACATTTCCTTCGTTTTCAAAACAAAAAgcattttattttgtattttgtgcgtatatatatatatatatatatatatatatatatcatttctcTTAAAAAATTATATTCCTATTATGTTAATTCGATTGACTTATTATTATAGTAACATTTGATAACATGCATGCTTTTTATCTTGTTATTTCCTTAGCCATGTGTAGAACTTTAAAGGTATTGTTGACTCTGCATTGATTTTCTGAGAGTATAAACATTCGACCCACTTCAAATGGAATTTACTATTCGTGTTCATAGGAGAATGTTAGCCTAATGTGAACACACTTCTAAGACAATACTGAGTCTATTTAGGCTTAATTACCTCATACTGATAGAATCTCAAAATATGTGCCCATGATTATTCATTACGCGTTTAATGGGATTAAATACTTGTCTAGCCAATATCATACCAATAGACAAGGAGACTTTTTCCTATAAATACCCCGAAAAATGATAGGCAAGGGATCGACCATTTTTATACCCTAGAGTTAGTCTAAACATTTACCTTTTCAATCAGTCTGTCCTCTTGTCTTTGTTCT encodes:
- the LOC108460546 gene encoding protein indeterminate-domain 5, chloroplastic-like; translated protein: MAAASSSKPFFGTREENQNQMMQEQSSIATPTSSTAPTTAPQKRKRNHPGTSYPDAEVIALSPKTLMATNRFICEVCNKGFQREQNLQLHRRGHNLPWKLRQKTTKEVKRKVYLCPEPTCVHHDPSKALGDLTGIKKHYSRKHGEKKWKCEKCSKRYAVQSDWKAHSKTCGTREYRCDCGTLFSRRDSFITHRAFCDALAQESARHPTNLSTMGSHHLFGDNHHMSLGLSHVRSQIPPLQDQNQVQPSSNLLRLGSTSGAVKFDHLISPSNHSSLQNMPSSMFFMAEAANQGFHQDHQSHHGHGSYPNKPLHGLMQLPDLQGSTNNSPTSANFFNLGFFSNTSATSSISTSEIGGGQGPALFPSNMGDQVGSGMSSLYTTSMQHENISPHMSATALLQKAAQIGSTTSNNTTSTLLRGLGSSLSGATKSDRPVFSPNFGSNFEGGNGSETLRSHMEDDSNLQGLMNSLAANGNSSIFDGGPSHGQDNNFGGFNGSGLTLESQSSNANFCNVNEAKLHQNLAAGIGGTDKLTLDFLGVGGMVGNISGGFSQREQQGINISSLEPDMKSSAQPNTEHFGRA